The Rhododendron vialii isolate Sample 1 chromosome 3a, ASM3025357v1 nucleotide sequence ACAGAtgctttcaattatttttttcaatcgtGATCTACTACATGTTCTAAATTTTGATGGAATATAAATCTTGGATGCTCTGATGGTGCTGTTTTCGTATTCGTCTAACTTTGTTTGTCCTCTCCGCTCTGATTGCTTAGTTCCTAGCCCTCACCTGCCCTACTAAAGCTGGAGAGGTGGGTAAAACCATGGTTAATGAATGTTGCATATTCAGTTTGACTATTCGGTTGCTTGTTTATactattttgggaaaatgacggccaaggacgtgttttgataattaatacacaccaagggacattttcagcattaacaaatgttcttagcttgtccttgacgggtattaattatcgaaacacgtcctgggccatcattttccctactATTTTCCTTGTTTAAGAACTGCACCCTTGTGGATTTTTCCTATACATATGTGAATCATTTCATCACGTCACAATTGATTACATTAGTTATCCTCATGAGTATAGCTACTGATCACCATTACTGTTTCTTTTATGTGTGATTGATGGAATCATCTTCTACAGATGGAAAAGTCATGACTCTGAAATCGACAATCCCGTGAAACTGGCGCTCTCTTTGATCGTCTCTGCCCTTTACTTATTATTAGGCAGGCTGCTTCCACTGAGGGTTTTTAATAATCTCGACTTTTCCTTGATGTATGGTGTTCTTCGGGACCAAGGTATGGTGCTTGATGCAGATAGTTCttggttcctttcttttcttttattttgtttcggTTTCTTCTTCGTTATTTGCAATTCCAGATCCCTGTCTGCTATTTTTAGTTCGTAATGCTGTCTCAGCCCCATTGTTGACCTCACATTTCTGGTGCACTTTTCATCTGCTGGCTTCAATATTCATGTTTTCAACAGTAGGGAGTATTTTCTTATTTGTATCAGTGCTTGAAAGTGGTCAACTTAAGACCGCATCGTTCACATCGCACGAAGCTGTGCTGTTTTCTATGGATGTGATGATAATTGATGTTATGTTAGTAAATATAAGTGCTTCTTGGTTTCGATTCATAGTTGTTTTTTAGTGAGCTCATGGATACGTGGTGCCTGTCAGAGTATCGGCTGGCTTGAAAAGTGGCATGTAAGGTGTTTGTGTATGGCCATTTAATTTGGATGCAAATCATAATGCCTCACTTCATGCATAAACTTGAGAAGTAAAAAGTCTTACGCTTTGACTTTTTCAAGGTTTGGTGCATTTTTGGATgtctgaaattgaaaaaatttgcACAAGCTACACAGGATGGAGGCGTTGGGTGTGATCATTTCGTTCTTCTGCTATTTCTTATATAGGTCATTAATGACATAGCTGATCATAATTTTCATTTGAAGCTATGGAATTTATGTGGCTTTGGTTTACGGACGTCTCATGACTTATGATACCTTTCCATACAAAGGAGACCTTATCCTTGAATGTAGGcttgtcaatggaccggatccgatccgaaaaatccgatccggatccgaatccgataatgTCAATCTgaaatccgataatccgaatccggtaattcaaatacggatttggatcggatcggattaaatccgttatcaatccgaatccgaactttattttttttaattttttaaatttttttaaaaaaaacagtaaatttttaattttgaaaaaaaaatgtttaagaagttgtatttttatttttactttttatcttaattttttttaattttttttttgaaaataattttttttttgctaaaatttttgaagtaaaaaaagttttcggatcagATTCggatttttggatttggattatcattatcggattcgagtcttattgaatccggatcggattcgaatctgtcggatccggatcggatccggcccattgacaggcctacctGAATGGTATTATGTGCAGGACAAATAAAGATTCCTCAGATCATTTACTTTGTAAGAggttcaattattttttatttctagagATTGGAGGATTATCTATGACTTGTAGGTTTAGACTCTGGTGGtttgtttcttctcttttcttgggCAGTCTGCTTATTCCGTTTGACTATGTTGCGAATGGCAATTTAATCAATCTTTGGCTGTTTTGTCCGTCTTATAGGAGGTGGCTCCTTTCGTGTTTGTAGGAAATTAGGGTTGAGACAAACTTAATGTTAGGCTCATCTTTATATGTCTAAGACTCTAAATACGTATCTCTAGGGAGAAAAACTCGggttggggattattgcatgcATTCATATGGTGTTTACCAGGCATATGGACATATAGGTTTATAGATGCTTATATGTACCATGGAGATGTAAGCGAAGTGGATTTCAAAGGTGGTTGGTTGGATACATGTGTGGAAAAGGATAAGAGGAGGGGtaacaagaagagagatagagcaCGACAGGAAGTCCGAGTGATCGTGGCTTGGGTGCTCGTGAGAGTGAGTGTTAATGGAGGTGTTGAGTGTGTTGGGTTGGGGTTGGAGGTGCAATAGTCACTGGTTGATGACTTTGCAACCATAGAGGAGGAATCTGACAATTGCTTTCCGTGAATTTCTGCAATCTAATTCTTCTCTGAAGAAAGTATAATTTCCTCTCTGCTAAAATTGATGGTCTAATGAGGCTCAGTAGGCAATATACATAGTAAATGTTTGTAGGGCCATGACTGCCATCACATTGTTATCGGTTTTCTCTAGTTTTACCATTCCCAGAAACACTGGCAATCAAAGGGCCTAAGACTGGGTAATATGTCATTCTATTGGTTTGATGCATAGATTTTTTTTGGCAGGGCATTTGTCAAATCTGCCACTTTGTTCAGGGTCCCTAAGACTACGCTCTGTCTTGCAGTTCCAAATttccaataatttttcctaatacTATAGTTTTGCACTGCTGAAATATTATATgctttgtgttcttgttttcttgtgtaATTGCGTCTTAGAACACTTTAACTTACAAGCTTTCTTGGAAATAGTTCGTTCCTAGATTTTTTGccaacttttcttttgttttttggaaatcCTAATACAGGATATTTTGACATAAATGATCCTGAATGTGTTGCTGGAATCCTTCTAAACAGGTTTGCTTAACTACCAAAACAATCATCAAGCCTTTTTCACACTTACCCCTTTTCTGATAAAGTTCTGAATGAAGAGCTGGTATTCTC carries:
- the LOC131318367 gene encoding uncharacterized protein LOC131318367 isoform X3; the encoded protein is MFLNCLIWLEKGKYEEFTSSSHLFHATSVKAQIFQKLQEGQSWMLTSCSSRFHNGQTIWKSHDSEIDNPVKLALSLIVSALYLLLGRLLPLRVFNNLDFSLMYGVLRDQGYFDINDPECVAGILLNS